A stretch of Heterodontus francisci isolate sHetFra1 chromosome 1, sHetFra1.hap1, whole genome shotgun sequence DNA encodes these proteins:
- the LOC137347211 gene encoding uncharacterized protein: protein SSSSSSSSSSSSSSSSSSSSSSSSSSSSSSSSSSSSSSSSSSSSSSSSSSSSSSSSSSSSSSSSSSSSSSSSSSSSSSSSSSSSSSSSSSSSSSSSSSSSSSSSSSSSSSSSSSSSSSSSSSSSSSSSSSSSSSSSSSSSSSSSSSSSSSSSSSSSSSSSSSSSSSSSSSSSSSSSSLSSSSSSSSLSSSSSSSSSSSSSSSSSSSSSSSSSSSSSSSSSSSSSSSSSSSSSSSSSSSSSSSSSSSSSSSSSSSSSSSSSSSSSSSSSSSSSSSSSSSSSSSSTSSTSSTSSTSSSSSSSSTSSSSSSSSSSSSTSSTSSTSSSSSTSSSSSSSSSSSSSSSSSPSPSPSSSSSSSSSSSSSSSSSSSSSSSSSSSSSSSSSSSSSSSSSSSSSSSSSSSSSSSSSSSS, encoded by the exons tcttcttcatcttcatcttcttcatcttcttcatcatcttcatcttcatcttcatcttcatcatcttcatcttcatcttcttcatcttcttcatcttcttcatcttcttcatcttcttcttcatcttcatcttcatcttcatcatcttcatcttcatcttcatcttcttcatcttcttcatcttcttcatcatcttcatcatcttcatcatcttcatcatcttcatcatcttcttcatcttcatcttcatcttcatcttcatcttcatcttcatcttcatcttcatcttcatcttcatcttcatcttcatcttcttcatcttcttcatcttcttcatc ttcatcatcttcatcttcatcttcttcatcttcatcttcttcatcttcttcatcttcatcttcatcctcttcatcatcatcttcatcatcttcatcttcatcttcttcatcttcatcttcttcatcttcatcatcttcatcttcttcatcttcatcttcttcatcatcatcatcttcatcatcttcatcttctttatcttcgtcatcttcatcttcatctttatcttcttcatcttcatcatcatcatcttcttcttcttcttcttcatcttcttcttcttcatcttcttcttcttcatcttcttcttcatcttcatcttcttcatcttcatcttcatcttcttcgtcatcttcttcgtcatcttcatcttcatcttcatcttcatcttcatcttcatcttcatcatcttcatcttcttcatcttcttcatcttcatcttcatcttcatcttcatcttcatcttcatcttcatcttcatcttcttcatcttcttcatcttcttcatcttcaacatcTTCAACATCTTCAACATCTTcaacatcttcatcttcttcatcttcttcaacttcttcatcttcttcatcttcttcatcttcatcttcaacatCTTCAACATCTTcaacatcttcatcttcttcaacttcttcatcttcttcatcttcttcatcttcttcatcttcttcatcttcatctccttcaccatcaccttcttcatcttcatcttcatcttcatcatcatcttcatcatcatcttcatcatcttcatcatcttcatcatcttcatcatcttcatcttcatcttcttcatcttcatcttcttcttcatcatcatcttcttcatcttcatcttcttcatcttcatcttcttcatcttcatcttcttcatct